The following are encoded in a window of Chryseobacterium sp. genomic DNA:
- a CDS encoding type III pantothenate kinase, whose product MKSIVINIGNTNIRFGLFDDDNCDISWIINTKPYRTSDELQMQFMMMYQAHKIEAADIDRIIIGSVVPQLTYDITRAIQKMHNRQPILVDRKTASPVQPKSEQMGTDIYANLVAAHYMYPGKKKIIFDFGTALTASCLNEHGETIGVIIAPGIITSLNSLIHDTAQLPEIELTKPKSVLGLDTVTCMQSGMVYGYLGMVEGFIERINAEVQDECFVIATGGVSHVYKPLTDKIHVADRLHTLKGLYYLGKDL is encoded by the coding sequence ATGAAATCTATTGTAATAAACATCGGCAATACGAATATACGTTTCGGACTGTTTGATGACGACAACTGTGATATTTCGTGGATCATCAATACAAAGCCCTACAGAACAAGTGACGAGCTGCAGATGCAGTTCATGATGATGTACCAGGCACATAAAATTGAGGCAGCCGATATTGACAGAATCATCATTGGTTCCGTAGTGCCGCAACTCACTTATGATATCACAAGGGCCATCCAAAAAATGCATAACCGACAGCCTATCCTGGTGGACCGCAAAACAGCTTCGCCGGTGCAGCCCAAATCCGAGCAGATGGGGACGGACATCTATGCCAATCTGGTGGCTGCTCACTATATGTACCCCGGAAAAAAGAAAATTATTTTTGATTTCGGTACCGCACTCACGGCCAGCTGTCTTAACGAACACGGTGAAACCATTGGGGTCATCATTGCTCCCGGCATCATTACCTCCCTGAACTCACTGATCCACGATACCGCTCAGCTTCCCGAAATCGAACTGACAAAACCTAAAAGTGTTCTTGGACTGGACACGGTGACCTGCATGCAAAGTGGTATGGTGTATGGCTACCTGGGTATGGTAGAAGGCTTCATTGAACGCATTAACGCTGAGGTACAGGATGAGTGTTTTGTTATTGCTACCGGCGGCGTTTCCCATGTCTATAAGCCTTTAACAGATAAGATACATGTCGCCGACCGTCTGCATACGCTTAAAGGCCTGTATTATTTGGGTAAGGACCTATAA
- a CDS encoding nucleoside deaminase: MFTDEYFMRVALQEAEAALEKEEVPVGCIIVSNGRIIARAHNLTEILNDVTAHAEMQAITSAANYLGGKYLLNCTLYVTLEPCVMCSGALTWSQISKVVIGARDPQRGFINKNLSLHPKTEVVTGVLESECAAIVRDFFKSRR, encoded by the coding sequence ATGTTTACAGACGAATATTTTATGAGAGTTGCACTTCAGGAAGCTGAGGCTGCTCTTGAAAAGGAAGAGGTGCCGGTAGGCTGCATCATTGTATCCAATGGCCGTATCATAGCCCGCGCACACAACCTTACTGAAATTTTAAATGATGTGACCGCACATGCCGAAATGCAGGCCATCACATCCGCAGCCAATTACCTTGGCGGAAAATATCTCCTGAACTGCACGCTCTACGTTACCCTGGAACCCTGCGTAATGTGCAGCGGTGCGCTCACTTGGTCGCAAATTTCCAAAGTGGTTATAGGCGCACGCGACCCACAGCGGGGATTCATCAACAAAAATCTCAGTCTTCATCCCAAAACAGAGGTCGTGACCGGAGTACTGGAGTCCGAATGTGCTGCAATTGTCCGGGATTTCTTTAAAAGCAGACGGTAA
- a CDS encoding DUF3575 domain-containing protein: MKKTILAIAFCLSIINLNAQEIEAPRRNDIVADPFLLIAVPLVNVSYERLLNENSGLGVNAMFTLQNDSDSFSQISPYYRMYFGRKFAQGFFLEGFVPITTTKEYDMIYFNDEFGGYYTEGNEKNTTTVGLGFGVGGKWVIRNGLVIEASGGIGRRFGGNLDDSWDGGDGVTGKVMGGIGYRF; this comes from the coding sequence ATGAAAAAAACAATTCTGGCAATCGCTTTTTGCCTGTCCATCATCAACTTAAACGCTCAGGAAATTGAGGCTCCACGCAGGAATGATATCGTGGCAGACCCTTTCCTGCTTATTGCGGTACCGTTGGTGAATGTATCCTATGAAAGACTGTTGAATGAAAATTCAGGTTTGGGCGTAAACGCGATGTTTACATTACAAAATGATTCTGACAGTTTTTCCCAGATCTCTCCTTATTACAGGATGTACTTTGGTAGAAAATTCGCTCAGGGCTTTTTCCTTGAGGGTTTTGTGCCCATTACCACTACAAAGGAGTATGACATGATCTATTTCAATGATGAATTCGGGGGTTATTACACTGAAGGTAATGAAAAAAACACAACGACCGTTGGACTGGGCTTTGGCGTGGGCGGCAAGTGGGTCATCAGAAACGGTTTGGTTATTGAAGCCAGCGGAGGTATTGGACGTCGGTTTGGCGGCAACCTGGACGATTCCTGGGACGGCGGAGACGGTGTAACCGGCAAAGTTATGGGAGGCATCGGATACCGCTTCTAA
- a CDS encoding aminotransferase class V-fold PLP-dependent enzyme → MINLSQIRAQFPILNREIHGKPLIYLDNAATSQKPLSVIEVESNYYRELNANVHRGIHTLSQLATDEMENSRKKVQKFINAKHDYEVIFTKGTTESINLITYALSNSGKLSKDDEIIITHLEHHSNIVPWQMLCQRTGAKLKVIPINEEGILNLDFLRANLSERTKIVSFNYVSNALGIVNPVQEMISLIRQNSGAWIVVDGAQAVPHFKVDVQALDCDFFAFSGHKMYAPTGTGVLYGKEAVLESLEPFHGGGEMIATCSFEKTTYAALPFKFEAGTPNIAGNIALGAAVDFIEVIGHETLQQHENYLLNYAQSRLLEIENLTVYGKKAHRTGVVSFNLQNAGISSDVGMILDKLGIAVRTGHHCTQPIMDFFNIAGTVRASFAVYNTTEEVDALVEGVQKAQRMLS, encoded by the coding sequence ATGATTAACCTATCACAAATACGTGCTCAGTTTCCGATACTGAACCGGGAAATACACGGAAAACCTCTCATATATTTGGATAACGCAGCCACTTCTCAAAAACCGTTATCGGTGATTGAGGTGGAAAGTAATTATTACAGAGAACTGAATGCCAATGTACACCGTGGCATTCACACTCTGAGCCAACTGGCTACTGACGAGATGGAAAACTCCAGGAAGAAGGTTCAGAAGTTCATCAATGCCAAGCATGATTACGAGGTAATTTTCACGAAAGGAACGACCGAAAGTATTAATCTTATTACCTATGCCCTGTCCAATTCGGGCAAATTATCTAAAGATGACGAGATCATTATCACTCATCTGGAACACCACTCCAATATCGTACCCTGGCAGATGCTGTGCCAGCGAACCGGTGCCAAACTGAAGGTGATTCCAATTAATGAAGAGGGTATATTAAACCTGGATTTTTTAAGGGCCAACCTAAGCGAGAGAACAAAGATCGTATCCTTTAACTACGTTTCCAATGCGCTTGGTATTGTTAATCCTGTGCAGGAAATGATTTCACTTATACGTCAGAATTCCGGTGCCTGGATCGTTGTGGATGGTGCCCAGGCCGTCCCACATTTCAAAGTGGACGTTCAGGCCCTGGATTGTGATTTCTTCGCTTTTTCCGGACATAAGATGTATGCACCTACCGGAACCGGCGTGCTATACGGTAAAGAGGCAGTTCTGGAATCACTGGAACCCTTTCACGGCGGCGGCGAAATGATTGCCACCTGCTCATTTGAAAAGACCACATATGCCGCATTACCGTTTAAATTTGAAGCCGGGACACCCAATATTGCGGGTAATATAGCCCTGGGAGCAGCGGTGGATTTTATTGAAGTCATAGGACATGAGACATTACAGCAACATGAAAATTATCTGCTAAACTATGCCCAAAGCAGATTGCTGGAAATAGAAAACCTCACTGTTTATGGTAAAAAAGCGCACCGTACCGGCGTGGTGTCCTTCAACCTCCAAAATGCAGGGATTAGTTCCGACGTAGGAATGATCCTGGACAAGTTGGGTATTGCCGTTAGAACCGGGCATCACTGCACCCAGCCCATTATGGACTTCTTTAATATAGCGGGCACGGTTCGTGCGAGTTTTGCTGTTTATAACACAACTGAAGAAGTGGATGCCTTGGTTGAAGGCGTACAAAAGGCGCAGCGAATGCTGTCATAG
- a CDS encoding 50S ribosomal protein L25/general stress protein Ctc produces the protein MKSITIQGAKRESVGKKSTKALRDAELVPCVVYGGAEPLNFSTDEKSFKKLVYTPEAHTVELVIDGETIPAVLQDIQFHPITDKILHVDFYQLSEDKPVVMEVPVKITGRSKGVMAGGVLRQSFRKLRVKALPANLPDEIEVDITPLKIGGKVYVGDIKSESFTFMHPDNAVVAAVKMSRTAMKGGAAADDDDEEETSEGDVPATEQENAE, from the coding sequence ATGAAATCAATTACAATTCAAGGCGCAAAAAGAGAAAGCGTGGGCAAGAAGTCTACAAAAGCTTTACGTGATGCTGAATTAGTTCCTTGTGTTGTTTATGGAGGTGCCGAACCTTTGAACTTCTCTACAGATGAGAAGTCTTTCAAGAAGTTGGTATATACTCCGGAAGCACACACGGTAGAACTGGTTATTGACGGCGAAACTATCCCGGCAGTACTTCAGGACATTCAGTTTCACCCAATTACCGACAAAATCCTTCACGTAGATTTCTACCAGCTGTCCGAGGACAAGCCTGTAGTTATGGAAGTTCCTGTGAAAATTACAGGACGTTCTAAAGGAGTTATGGCAGGTGGTGTGCTTCGTCAGTCTTTCAGAAAACTGAGAGTGAAAGCATTGCCGGCTAATCTTCCGGATGAAATTGAAGTAGACATTACTCCATTGAAAATCGGTGGTAAAGTATATGTAGGTGATATCAAATCTGAATCTTTCACCTTTATGCACCCGGATAATGCGGTTGTAGCTGCTGTGAAGATGTCCAGAACTGCTATGAAAGGTGGTGCTGCTGCAGACGATGATGATGAAGAAGAAACTTCAGAAGGTGATGTTCCGGCAACTGAGCAGGAAAACGCTGAGTAA
- a CDS encoding ribose-phosphate pyrophosphokinase has translation MAQQLSYLFSTRTSKDLAANIAKHYGQEMGKINFQDFSDGEFEPVLDQSVRGGRVFLIGSTFPPADNLLELLLMIDAAKRASAKNITVVIPYYGLARQDRKDKPRAPIGAKLVANLLTAAGATRIMTMDLHADQIQGFFEIPVDHLYASTIFIDYIQSLNLDNLTIASPDMGGAKRAKNYAGHLGAEVVIAYKERKKANVIEEMFLIGDVTDRNVILIDDMIDTAGTLCKAADILMANGAKSVRAMATHAVLSGKAYENIENSKMSEVIVTDSIPIKTELSSKIKVLSCASLFADVMKMVHEHKSISDKFII, from the coding sequence ATGGCTCAACAATTAAGCTACCTGTTTTCTACCAGAACCAGCAAGGATTTAGCGGCAAACATCGCCAAACATTATGGACAGGAAATGGGTAAGATCAATTTCCAGGACTTTAGCGACGGTGAATTTGAACCTGTCCTGGATCAGTCTGTACGTGGCGGCAGGGTATTCCTGATTGGCTCTACCTTCCCTCCAGCGGATAATTTACTGGAGCTGCTGCTAATGATCGATGCTGCCAAAAGAGCTTCAGCAAAGAATATCACCGTTGTAATTCCTTATTACGGCTTGGCCAGACAGGACCGAAAAGACAAACCGAGAGCACCAATCGGTGCCAAACTTGTGGCTAACCTACTAACGGCAGCCGGAGCTACCAGAATCATGACCATGGATCTCCATGCAGACCAAATTCAGGGTTTCTTTGAAATTCCGGTGGACCACCTGTACGCTTCCACAATATTTATTGATTATATTCAGTCACTTAACCTGGATAATCTGACCATCGCTTCACCGGACATGGGAGGTGCCAAAAGAGCTAAAAATTATGCGGGCCATCTGGGTGCAGAAGTCGTAATTGCCTATAAAGAAAGGAAAAAAGCAAACGTAATAGAAGAGATGTTCCTGATTGGTGATGTAACCGACCGTAACGTCATCCTTATTGACGATATGATTGATACTGCCGGAACCCTTTGCAAAGCCGCGGATATTTTGATGGCCAACGGTGCCAAATCGGTACGTGCGATGGCCACTCATGCGGTATTATCCGGTAAGGCTTATGAAAACATTGAGAACTCAAAGATGTCTGAGGTTATTGTGACGGACTCAATTCCGATCAAAACCGAACTTTCATCCAAAATAAAGGTGCTGTCCTGCGCTTCCTTATTTGCAGATGTGATGAAGATGGTACACGAACACAAATCCATCAGTGACAAGTTTATTATCTAA
- a CDS encoding G-D-S-L family lipolytic protein translates to MKKIIIPSLAAALLLFTYSCDTDFENDVNDVVITSGSADFSKYVALGNSLTAGYRDNALYLDGQNESYPSIIAAQMKLAGGGEFRQPLMPNNTGGFTNLFNSTTGAFGGKYVLVAANGSLSPTSTAPGAALDIITAGGPYQNMGVPGAKSFHLAVPGYGNAAGLSAGLSNPYFVRFASSATTSVLQDAVAQAPTFFSLWIGNNDVLSYATSGGMGTDQTGNTNPSTYGSNDITDPGVFATVINSYVTALTGSGAKGVIANIPNVTTIPYFTRVPAKPLVGLSATQVAQLNGGYAQYNAGLLQAKNLGAINDSEYQSRLINFTTTGSNGAVIVDKDLTNLSGFGIPSYRQTTSEDLILLTASAVLNPTVGGGTSVPLEDRYVLTKKETAKAIVATTAYNAALKSIADSKGLAFVDANAKMAQLAQQSGITFNNVKYTATFVTGGTFSLDGVHLTGRGAALIGNEFIKSINNKFGSNLPLANVNAFSGVTFP, encoded by the coding sequence ATGAAAAAAATAATAATACCATCACTGGCGGCCGCTCTCCTGCTGTTCACCTACAGCTGCGATACCGATTTCGAAAATGATGTAAATGACGTGGTTATAACAAGCGGAAGTGCAGATTTCAGCAAATACGTGGCTTTGGGTAACTCCCTGACTGCAGGGTACCGCGACAATGCACTGTATCTGGACGGTCAGAATGAATCCTACCCGTCCATCATCGCCGCCCAGATGAAACTTGCCGGCGGCGGCGAGTTTCGCCAACCTTTAATGCCGAACAATACGGGCGGCTTCACCAATCTTTTTAATTCAACTACCGGAGCCTTCGGGGGCAAATATGTACTTGTGGCAGCTAACGGTTCCCTCAGCCCTACTTCAACTGCGCCCGGCGCAGCCCTGGATATTATTACAGCGGGCGGTCCGTACCAAAATATGGGCGTTCCCGGAGCGAAATCCTTTCATCTTGCAGTTCCCGGTTATGGAAATGCAGCGGGATTAAGCGCAGGTCTGTCTAATCCTTACTTCGTAAGGTTTGCCTCCTCCGCAACGACCTCTGTACTGCAGGATGCTGTGGCACAGGCCCCAACCTTCTTTTCCCTGTGGATAGGAAACAATGACGTGTTGTCTTACGCTACAAGTGGAGGTATGGGTACAGATCAAACGGGCAATACCAACCCTTCCACATATGGATCTAATGACATTACCGATCCGGGAGTTTTTGCTACGGTAATTAATTCCTATGTAACCGCTCTTACAGGTAGCGGTGCCAAAGGTGTTATTGCCAATATCCCTAACGTAACTACCATTCCGTATTTTACCAGAGTTCCCGCCAAACCGCTTGTAGGCCTTAGCGCAACTCAGGTGGCACAACTCAATGGGGGATATGCACAGTATAATGCAGGGCTTTTACAGGCAAAAAACCTGGGAGCTATTAACGATTCAGAATATCAGAGCAGATTGATAAACTTTACTACAACCGGATCAAATGGTGCGGTAATCGTGGATAAAGACCTTACCAATCTGTCTGGATTTGGAATTCCGTCCTACAGGCAAACTACTTCAGAGGACCTGATTTTACTTACAGCTTCTGCTGTACTGAATCCTACCGTTGGAGGTGGAACGTCTGTCCCACTGGAAGACAGATACGTTCTTACCAAAAAAGAAACGGCCAAGGCAATAGTTGCAACAACTGCCTATAATGCAGCGCTGAAAAGTATTGCAGACTCCAAGGGACTTGCCTTCGTGGATGCCAATGCTAAAATGGCGCAACTGGCACAGCAGTCAGGCATCACCTTTAACAATGTTAAGTATACGGCCACATTTGTAACCGGCGGAACCTTCTCCCTGGACGGGGTTCACCTTACAGGTAGAGGTGCAGCACTTATTGGTAATGAATTCATTAAGTCCATTAACAATAAATTTGGATCTAACCTTCCACTGGCAAACGTAAATGCTTTTTCCGGGGTCACCTTCCCTTAA
- a CDS encoding OmpP1/FadL family transporter produces MKKVLISTALLAGVLTYAGAFRVSLQGVKQLAMAHTSAHAGDASVAFFNPAGMSFIPAKLSVAAGGFGAITNVTYQNPTTLQSFETDNPIGTPLYAAVAYKVLDNVSLGFSFTTPYGSTIQWPNDWEGNEIVQKLALKAMYFQPMVSVKLAPWASVGASYIYATGSVDWDKGLTLYNGSLNIKDEKAKGHGFGLGFYFQPDEKWDVSVAYRSPVNMKADNGVATFNVSPALYPLIGINAAGQDNFTATLPLVEEYTIGATFKVTPKWKLSADMNYVGWEKYDRLTLDFANAPIGNQADPTVLTNIKDFHNTRNFRVGTEYLFTSKIAGRLGWYYDESPYEDGNFIPETPSFDAHAITGGVGLKFGSLGVDLAAAKTFPKSRVFNNQNINFAGQAKANSFYFGLGVNYNIN; encoded by the coding sequence ATGAAAAAAGTTTTAATCTCTACAGCTTTACTGGCAGGAGTTTTAACGTATGCAGGAGCTTTCAGGGTTTCACTGCAGGGCGTTAAGCAGCTCGCCATGGCGCACACCAGCGCGCATGCAGGAGATGCAAGTGTTGCATTCTTCAATCCTGCAGGTATGTCGTTTATTCCGGCCAAACTTAGCGTCGCGGCAGGAGGTTTCGGTGCAATAACCAACGTAACTTATCAGAATCCGACTACTCTGCAGTCCTTTGAAACAGACAACCCAATCGGGACGCCTCTTTACGCAGCTGTGGCCTATAAGGTACTGGACAATGTTTCTTTGGGTTTCAGTTTTACTACACCCTATGGAAGTACTATTCAGTGGCCTAATGACTGGGAGGGAAATGAAATCGTGCAGAAACTGGCATTGAAGGCCATGTATTTCCAGCCAATGGTTTCTGTAAAACTGGCCCCCTGGGCATCTGTAGGAGCGAGTTATATTTACGCTACCGGATCTGTGGATTGGGACAAAGGGCTGACTCTGTACAACGGGTCACTTAATATTAAGGACGAGAAAGCCAAAGGTCACGGATTTGGACTGGGCTTTTATTTCCAGCCCGATGAGAAATGGGACGTTTCCGTGGCATACCGTTCCCCTGTAAACATGAAGGCGGACAATGGTGTAGCTACTTTTAATGTAAGTCCGGCACTCTACCCACTTATTGGAATCAACGCTGCAGGTCAGGATAATTTCACAGCTACTTTACCTCTTGTGGAGGAATATACAATTGGTGCTACCTTTAAGGTTACACCAAAATGGAAACTTTCTGCCGACATGAATTATGTAGGTTGGGAGAAATACGACAGGCTAACACTCGATTTCGCAAACGCACCTATCGGTAACCAGGCAGACCCAACAGTACTTACCAACATCAAGGATTTCCATAATACCAGGAATTTCCGCGTAGGTACAGAATACTTGTTCACCTCCAAGATTGCCGGCAGACTGGGATGGTACTATGACGAATCGCCTTACGAAGATGGTAATTTCATTCCTGAGACACCATCATTTGATGCTCATGCAATCACCGGCGGTGTGGGTCTGAAGTTCGGCAGCCTGGGTGTAGACCTGGCTGCGGCCAAGACTTTCCCCAAAAGCAGGGTCTTCAATAACCAGAATATCAATTTCGCAGGTCAGGCCAAGGCAAACTCATTCTATTTCGGCCTTGGAGTAAATTATAACATTAATTAA
- a CDS encoding stage 0 sporulation family protein, producing the protein MSCGCKTSGDSAHNCGTKSANGCESVDTCGNSYKLSVFDWLSNINNPTSSKCDMVEVRFKNDRKCFYKNINSLPLHIGSIVTVESSPGHDVGVVSLTGELVKVQMKKKNASEEGALKIYRLANQKDVETWQEARAREEQTKVQARKIAQHLRLDMKITDVEFQGDNGKVTFYYTAENRVDFRQLIKEFAGAFRTKIDMKQIGFRQEAAKIGGIGSCGRELCCSTWLTDFRSVNTNAARYQQLSINPQKLAGQCGKLKCCLNYELDSYLDALHHFPSTSTTLDTEKGKAFCIKIDVFKKKMWFAYMDHSAAWYDLDIADVKAMIALNKKGEKARPLEDLKAVAPEVFAKNTDLIQENSVDRFEGKNRNKNRGRKPDNRKPDNRTNAESRSGSENKPRKPKGEQKPKQQNARPEGKPAREPGTPNPNKKKFHKKGPPKRDTNA; encoded by the coding sequence ATGAGTTGTGGATGTAAGACATCCGGAGATTCTGCTCATAACTGCGGAACAAAATCCGCGAACGGCTGTGAAAGTGTTGATACCTGTGGTAATAGCTATAAATTAAGTGTTTTTGACTGGCTTTCAAATATTAACAATCCCACTTCCAGTAAGTGCGATATGGTTGAAGTCAGATTTAAAAATGACAGAAAATGTTTTTATAAGAACATAAACAGTTTGCCGCTTCACATTGGAAGCATCGTTACAGTAGAATCGAGTCCCGGACATGATGTGGGAGTAGTAAGCCTTACCGGAGAGCTGGTTAAGGTGCAGATGAAGAAGAAAAATGCTTCTGAAGAAGGTGCCCTGAAGATTTACAGGCTTGCCAATCAGAAGGACGTGGAAACCTGGCAGGAAGCCAGGGCACGGGAAGAACAGACCAAAGTTCAGGCGCGTAAGATCGCTCAGCATCTGCGGCTGGATATGAAGATTACCGATGTCGAATTTCAGGGAGATAACGGTAAGGTCACTTTTTATTATACGGCAGAAAACCGTGTGGATTTTCGCCAGTTAATAAAGGAATTTGCTGGAGCCTTCCGTACCAAAATCGATATGAAGCAGATTGGTTTCCGCCAGGAAGCTGCAAAAATAGGAGGAATCGGGTCCTGCGGCAGGGAGCTGTGCTGCTCCACATGGCTTACCGACTTCCGTTCGGTGAATACAAATGCCGCACGCTATCAGCAGCTGAGCATAAATCCGCAGAAACTGGCAGGACAGTGCGGAAAGCTAAAATGCTGTCTCAACTATGAGCTGGACAGTTATCTGGACGCGCTCCATCATTTCCCTTCTACAAGCACCACTCTGGATACGGAGAAAGGTAAAGCGTTCTGTATCAAGATCGACGTGTTCAAGAAGAAGATGTGGTTTGCCTACATGGACCATTCAGCTGCATGGTATGATCTTGACATTGCAGATGTAAAGGCAATGATAGCTCTAAATAAAAAAGGGGAAAAAGCCAGGCCTTTGGAAGATCTGAAAGCTGTGGCACCCGAGGTCTTTGCAAAGAATACCGATCTTATTCAGGAGAACAGTGTGGACCGTTTTGAAGGCAAAAACCGGAATAAAAACCGGGGACGTAAGCCGGATAACAGAAAACCGGACAACCGGACAAACGCAGAAAGCCGTTCCGGATCAGAAAATAAACCCCGGAAACCGAAAGGTGAGCAGAAGCCAAAGCAGCAGAATGCTCGTCCGGAAGGCAAGCCGGCAAGAGAGCCCGGTACACCCAATCCAAACAAGAAGAAATTTCACAAAAAAGGTCCACCAAAACGTGATACGAATGCCTAA
- a CDS encoding gliding motility lipoprotein GldH — protein sequence MPKVFMLLASLLLLSCTSDGSDIKTNSLNSSWIKDAEQRFDFDIDQAQNPKNIIFVVRNNNTYPYSNIRFIVKVSNLKTKKAETDTVEYTMAKPDGEWLGKGFGEIKEIHFPYRTNYRFPQDGTYSIGIIQAMRNDTLKGIEDIGVKIENTKP from the coding sequence ATGCCTAAAGTATTTATGCTGCTTGCCTCCTTGTTGCTGCTGAGCTGCACTTCTGACGGATCCGATATCAAGACCAACAGCCTGAACAGCAGTTGGATCAAGGATGCGGAACAGCGCTTTGACTTTGATATCGACCAGGCTCAGAATCCCAAAAACATTATCTTTGTAGTAAGGAACAATAACACTTATCCTTACAGCAATATCCGTTTTATTGTAAAAGTTTCCAATCTTAAAACTAAGAAGGCAGAAACTGATACGGTAGAATATACGATGGCTAAGCCGGACGGAGAATGGTTGGGCAAAGGTTTTGGTGAGATCAAGGAAATTCATTTTCCCTACCGCACAAATTACCGTTTTCCGCAGGACGGAACCTACAGCATTGGCATCATTCAGGCGATGAGAAATGATACCCTGAAAGGGATTGAAGACATAGGTGTAAAGATAGAGAACACAAAACCATAA